The following are encoded in a window of Pan troglodytes isolate AG18354 chromosome 4, NHGRI_mPanTro3-v2.0_pri, whole genome shotgun sequence genomic DNA:
- the OR2V2 gene encoding olfactory receptor 2V2, with protein METWVNQSYTDGFFLLGIFSHSTADLVLFSVVMAVFTVALCWNVLLIFLIYMDPHLHTPMYFFLSQLSLMDLMLVCTNVPKMAANFLSGRKSISFVGCGIQIGLFVCLVGSEGLLLGLMAYDRYVAISHPLHYPILMNQKVCLQITGSSWAFGIIDGLIQMVVVMNFPYCGLRKVNHFFCEMLSLLKLACVDTSLFEKVIFACCVFMLLFPFSIIVASYARILGTVLQMHSAQAWKKALATCSSHLTAVTLFYGAAMFIYLRPRHYRAPSHDKVASIFYTVLTPMLNPLIYSLRNREVMGALRKGLDCCRIGSQH; from the coding sequence ATGGAGACGTGGGTGAACCAGTCCTACACAGATGGCTTCTTCCTCTTGGGCATCTTCTCCCACAGTACTGCTGACCTTGTCCTCTTCTCCGTGGTTATGGCGGTCTTCACAGTGGCCCTCTGTTGGAATGtcctcctcatcttcctcatCTACATGGACCCTCACCTtcacacccccatgtacttcttcctcaGCCAGCTCTCCCTTATGGACCTCATGTTGGTCTGTACCAATGTGCCAAAGATGGCAGCCAACTTCCTGTCTGGCAGGAAGTCCATCTCCTTTGTGGGCTGTGGCATACAAATTGGCCTCTTTGTCTGTCTTGTGGGATCTGAGGGGCTCTTGCTGGGACTCATGGCTTACGACCGCTATGTGGCCATTAGCCACCCACTTCACTATCCCATCCTCATGAATCAGAAGGTCTGTCTCCAGATTACTGGGAGCTCCTGGGCCTTTGGGATAATCGATGGCTTGATCCAGATGGTGGTAGTAATGAATTTCCCCTACTGTGGCTTGAGGAAGGTGAACCATTTCTTCTGTGAGATGCTATCCTTGTTGAAGCTGGCCTGTGTAGACACATCCCTGTTTGAGAAGGTGATATTTGCTTGCTGTGTCTTCATGCTTCTCTTCCCATTCTCCATCATCGTGGCCTCCTATGCTCGCATTCTAGGGACTGTGCTGCAAATGCACTCTGCTCAGGCCTGGAAAAAGGCCCTGGCCACCTGCTCCTCCCACCTGACAGCTGTCACCCTCTTCTATGGGGCAGCCATGTTCATCTACCTGAGGCCTAGGCACTACCGGGCCCCCAGCCATGACAAGGTGGCCTCTATCTTCTACACGGTCCTTACTCCCATGCTCAACCCCCTCATTTACAGCTTGAGGAACAGGGAGGTGATGGGGGCACTGAGGAAGGGGCTGGACTGCTGCAGGATCGGCAGCCAGCACTGA